From the genome of Streptococcus marmotae, one region includes:
- a CDS encoding C39 family peptidase: MKKHYSLLSFLLGSILFLVACQATPTNSKSSSQHSSVATTSSKSTSSSSLSSTTSTSSISTNKETTKQEKEENRSRQSESTIAKKHLLQVTPQIQQVSNYCAPTTVSMMLASRGIQVDQFQLATEMGTAEPFGTHNRDAIRILNRHLFGYETPAEKQAGYRLETVTTFTSDSEDMKKFKDRVRTNIKDGYPLYYTFDSSKVYPGKPGEHNVIGIGYLETADGQDISLLYYLDPSPNVQDAVYGGLKVITPEELLSAMLTCEEPNYGW; this comes from the coding sequence ATGAAAAAACACTATTCTCTGCTATCGTTTTTACTGGGATCAATCCTTTTCCTAGTAGCCTGTCAAGCAACCCCAACTAACAGTAAGTCATCCAGCCAACACTCTTCAGTAGCTACAACTTCTTCGAAGTCTACAAGCTCTTCCAGTCTGTCAAGTACTACGTCTACTAGTTCGATCTCAACAAATAAAGAAACAACGAAACAGGAAAAAGAAGAGAACCGTTCTCGTCAATCTGAATCTACCATTGCTAAAAAACACCTTCTACAAGTCACACCACAGATTCAGCAAGTTTCAAACTATTGCGCTCCAACAACTGTTAGCATGATGCTAGCCTCCCGTGGGATACAAGTTGACCAGTTCCAATTAGCTACAGAAATGGGAACCGCCGAACCTTTCGGAACGCATAACCGAGACGCAATTCGAATTCTCAATCGACATCTATTTGGATACGAAACTCCTGCCGAAAAACAAGCAGGATATCGCTTAGAAACCGTGACTACCTTCACTAGTGATTCTGAAGATATGAAAAAATTCAAAGACCGAGTACGAACAAATATAAAAGATGGATACCCTTTGTACTATACCTTTGATAGCTCCAAAGTCTATCCCGGAAAGCCGGGAGAACACAATGTCATCGGTATCGGTTACTTAGAGACTGCCGATGGTCAAGACATCTCTTTACTATACTACCTTGATCCTTCTCCAAACGTCCAAGACGCCGTATATGGAGGACTTAAGGTTATTACTCCTGAAGAACTCTTGTCCGCAATGCTTACTTGCGAGGAACCAAACTATGGGTGGTAG
- a CDS encoding nicotinate phosphoribosyltransferase, with protein MYSDDSLTLHTDLYQINMMQVYFKEKIHQKKAVFELYFRNNPFKSGYAVFAGLERIVDYLKDLHFSESDITYLRSLGYDEDFLSYLADFKLELTVRSAKEGDLVFANEPLVQVEGPLAQCQLVETALLNIVNFQTLIASKAARIRSVIGDDEPLMEFGTRRAQEMDAAIWGTRAAVIGGANATSNVRAGKRFGIPVLGTHAHALVQVYGNDYEAFKAYAKTHKNCVFLVDTYDTFKLGVPAAIRVAREMGDKINFLGVRIDSGDIAYISKKVRQQLDDAGFPDAKIYASNDLDEHTILNLKMQKAKIDVWGVGTKLITAFDQPALGAVYKIVAIEDENSGMRNTIKLSNNAEKVSTPGKKQVWRITSCEKGKSEGDYITYAGVDVSQMKELEMFHPTYTYIKKTVRNFEAVPLLVDIFDQGRLVYELPDLMDIHAYARKEFEKLWDEYKRVLNPQHYPVDLARDVWQDKMDLIDQMRQKAYQGGQE; from the coding sequence ATTTATTCTGACGATAGTTTGACCCTGCATACGGATTTGTATCAAATCAATATGATGCAGGTGTATTTTAAGGAAAAAATTCACCAGAAAAAAGCTGTTTTTGAATTGTATTTTAGGAATAATCCCTTCAAGAGTGGCTATGCTGTATTTGCAGGTTTGGAGCGGATTGTTGATTATCTCAAGGACTTGCATTTTTCAGAGAGTGATATAACTTACCTGCGTTCGTTAGGCTACGACGAAGATTTTTTGAGCTATTTAGCAGATTTCAAATTAGAGTTGACTGTTCGGTCTGCCAAAGAAGGGGATTTGGTCTTTGCCAATGAACCCTTGGTGCAAGTCGAAGGTCCCTTAGCCCAATGCCAATTGGTAGAAACAGCTTTGCTCAACATTGTCAACTTTCAAACCTTGATTGCCAGCAAGGCTGCGCGCATCCGCTCGGTTATTGGAGATGACGAGCCCTTGATGGAGTTTGGCACGAGACGTGCCCAAGAAATGGATGCTGCTATCTGGGGCACACGCGCGGCAGTGATTGGTGGGGCTAATGCTACCAGCAATGTTCGGGCTGGGAAACGCTTTGGAATTCCTGTGTTAGGAACGCATGCCCATGCCTTGGTGCAAGTTTATGGCAATGATTATGAGGCCTTTAAGGCCTATGCCAAGACTCATAAGAATTGTGTTTTTCTAGTGGATACTTATGACACTTTTAAACTAGGTGTCCCAGCTGCCATTCGGGTTGCTCGTGAAATGGGCGATAAGATTAACTTCCTTGGTGTTCGGATTGATTCGGGAGATATTGCCTATATTTCTAAGAAAGTCCGTCAACAGTTGGATGATGCAGGTTTCCCTGATGCAAAAATTTATGCTTCCAATGATTTGGATGAGCATACCATTCTCAATTTGAAAATGCAAAAGGCAAAAATTGATGTCTGGGGCGTTGGGACCAAATTAATTACAGCCTTTGACCAACCAGCTCTAGGAGCCGTTTATAAGATTGTGGCGATTGAAGATGAGAACAGTGGAATGCGTAACACCATCAAGCTGTCCAACAATGCTGAAAAAGTTTCGACACCAGGTAAAAAACAAGTGTGGCGGATTACCAGTTGTGAAAAAGGCAAATCTGAAGGAGACTATATTACTTATGCAGGTGTAGATGTCTCTCAAATGAAGGAATTGGAAATGTTCCATCCAACCTATACCTATATAAAAAAGACCGTCCGTAATTTTGAGGCGGTGCCACTCTTGGTAGATATTTTTGACCAAGGAAGGCTGGTGTATGAGTTGCCTGATTTGATGGATATTCATGCGTATGCACGTAAGGAATTTGAGAAATTATGGGATGAGTATAAGCGTGTGTTAAATCCACAGCACTATCCAGTGGACTTAGCACGAGACGTTTGGCAAGATAAGATGGATTTGATTGACCAAATGCGGCAAAAAGCCTATCAAGGAGGCCAAGAATGA
- a CDS encoding VanZ family protein: protein MKQVFQKDGELTPLGRKTTLFLARIYALAICCMCFLPQNIYPQYKMFSTPGIVQIGRLYILPIPFNSFVNADKLDSLADWWLVLLQNLTNIFLLYPLVLAFVFLFKKWQSLRAVICYSFCISLFIECTQILLDLLFDAGRVFEVDDLWTNTLGGLLAYLTYRMWKKAFTKK, encoded by the coding sequence ATGAAACAAGTCTTCCAAAAGGATGGAGAATTGACTCCGCTTGGTCGAAAAACCACCTTGTTCTTAGCACGGATTTATGCTCTTGCAATCTGTTGCATGTGCTTTCTGCCACAAAATATTTACCCTCAGTACAAGATGTTTTCTACGCCAGGCATCGTCCAAATTGGTCGACTCTATATTTTGCCAATTCCCTTTAACAGTTTTGTGAATGCTGATAAGCTGGACAGTCTGGCTGATTGGTGGCTGGTTTTACTACAAAATCTGACTAATATTTTTCTACTCTATCCCCTTGTCTTGGCCTTTGTTTTTCTGTTTAAGAAATGGCAGAGCCTTCGAGCGGTCATCTGTTATAGCTTTTGTATCAGCTTGTTCATCGAGTGTACCCAAATATTGCTAGATCTCCTCTTTGATGCGGGACGCGTCTTTGAAGTAGATGATTTGTGGACGAATACCTTAGGAGGCCTACTGGCCTATTTGACCTACCGTATGTGGAAGAAAGCCTTTACAAAAAAATAG
- the pepC gene encoding aminopeptidase C, with product MNSLHQSLTDRFFADYEANQHFAATENAVTHNGIYASLEKRSSSVENTPVFSIDLTKDKVSNQKASGRCWMFAALNTFRHKMIAGFQLEDFELSQAHTFFWDKYEKSNWFLEQILATADQALTSRKVKFLLDVPQQDGGQWDMVVSLFEKYGVVPKSVYPESISSSNSRELNAVLNKLLRQDAQILRDLVTAGQTQEAIQTKKEELLQEIFNFLAMSLGLPPRTFDFAYRDKDNHYHSETGLTPQEFYKKYVDIQLDDYVSIINAPTADKPYGKSYTVEMLGNVVGSRPVRYLNVEMDRLKSLAIAQMQAGETVWFGSDVAQSSNRKTGVMANGMYDFASSMKIDLHQDKAGRLDYGESLMTHAMVLTGVDLDENGQSIKWKVENSWGDKVGDKGYFVASDSWMDEYTYQIVVRKEFLTEAELAAYNAEPIVLAPWDPMGALASK from the coding sequence ATGAATTCATTACATCAATCATTAACCGATCGATTTTTTGCTGATTACGAAGCCAATCAGCACTTTGCAGCTACGGAAAATGCAGTAACCCACAATGGTATCTATGCTTCTCTTGAAAAACGCAGCAGCAGTGTCGAAAATACCCCTGTTTTTTCCATTGATTTAACCAAAGACAAGGTCAGCAACCAAAAGGCTTCCGGTCGCTGCTGGATGTTTGCCGCTCTCAATACCTTCCGCCACAAAATGATCGCTGGTTTCCAATTGGAAGATTTTGAACTCTCTCAAGCCCATACCTTCTTTTGGGATAAATATGAGAAATCCAACTGGTTTTTAGAACAAATTTTAGCGACAGCTGATCAAGCATTAACCAGCCGCAAGGTCAAATTCCTCTTAGATGTTCCTCAACAAGACGGTGGTCAATGGGACATGGTCGTATCTCTCTTTGAAAAATACGGAGTTGTGCCAAAATCAGTCTATCCAGAATCCATCTCTTCCAGCAACAGCCGTGAACTCAATGCTGTCCTCAATAAATTGCTACGCCAGGATGCCCAAATTTTACGTGATTTGGTGACAGCAGGCCAAACTCAAGAAGCTATTCAGACAAAAAAAGAAGAACTCTTGCAAGAAATCTTTAACTTTCTTGCCATGTCGCTTGGCTTACCACCTCGTACCTTTGATTTTGCCTACCGAGATAAGGACAATCACTACCATAGCGAAACAGGCTTAACTCCGCAGGAATTTTACAAAAAATATGTGGATATTCAACTGGATGATTACGTCTCCATCATCAACGCACCGACTGCTGACAAACCGTATGGCAAGTCTTATACCGTTGAAATGCTCGGAAACGTAGTGGGCAGCCGACCTGTACGCTATCTTAACGTGGAAATGGATCGCTTGAAATCCCTTGCTATTGCTCAAATGCAGGCTGGTGAAACGGTCTGGTTTGGGTCTGATGTCGCTCAATCTAGCAATCGTAAGACAGGTGTCATGGCAAATGGCATGTATGATTTTGCTTCTAGTATGAAAATTGACCTCCACCAAGATAAGGCTGGTCGTCTTGACTACGGTGAAAGTCTGATGACTCACGCAATGGTCTTAACGGGTGTCGATCTTGATGAAAATGGCCAATCCATTAAATGGAAGGTTGAAAATTCTTGGGGAGACAAGGTTGGCGATAAGGGATATTTTGTTGCAAGCGATAGCTGGATGGACGAATATACCTATCAAATCGTTGTCCGCAAAGAATTCTTAACAGAGGCAGAGCTTGCAGCCTACAATGCAGAGCCAATTGTTCTTGCACCATGGGATCCAATGGGAGCATTGGCTAGCAAATAA
- the nadE gene encoding ammonia-dependent NAD(+) synthetase yields MSLQETIIKQLGVKPTINPQEEIRKSIDFLKDYLKKHSFLKSYVLGISGGQDSTLAGRLAQLAMEEMRAETGDERYQFIAVRLPYGIQADEDDAQAALSFIKPDVGLVVNIKESVDAMTTAVQATESTVSDFHKGNIKARSRMIAQYALAGSYQGAVIGTDHAAENITGFFTKFGDGGADILPLFRLNKRQGRALLAELGADRSLYEKIPIADLEEERPGLTDEVALGVTYDKIDDYLEGKVIEPEAQAIIENWWKKTEHKRHLPITIFDDFWK; encoded by the coding sequence ATGAGCCTACAAGAAACAATTATCAAGCAATTAGGCGTCAAGCCCACCATCAATCCGCAAGAAGAAATCCGTAAATCAATTGATTTTTTAAAGGATTACCTCAAAAAACACTCGTTTTTAAAGAGCTATGTTTTGGGGATTTCTGGTGGTCAAGATTCCACGCTCGCTGGCCGATTGGCTCAGCTTGCAATGGAGGAAATGCGAGCAGAGACGGGAGATGAACGTTATCAATTCATCGCTGTCCGTCTTCCATACGGCATTCAAGCAGATGAGGACGATGCCCAAGCAGCTCTCTCCTTTATCAAACCTGATGTGGGCCTTGTTGTGAATATCAAAGAAAGTGTTGATGCGATGACAACAGCCGTTCAAGCGACAGAGAGCACCGTATCTGACTTTCATAAAGGAAATATCAAGGCCCGCAGTCGCATGATTGCCCAATATGCCCTGGCAGGAAGTTACCAGGGTGCTGTAATTGGAACAGACCATGCCGCTGAAAATATTACTGGTTTCTTCACCAAATTTGGTGATGGGGGTGCAGATATCCTCCCACTTTTCCGTCTCAATAAACGCCAAGGAAGAGCCCTCTTGGCAGAACTTGGAGCCGACCGCTCCCTCTACGAAAAAATTCCCATAGCGGATTTGGAAGAAGAAAGACCTGGATTGACAGATGAAGTAGCACTTGGAGTGACCTACGATAAGATTGACGACTACCTAGAAGGTAAAGTAATTGAGCCAGAAGCCCAAGCCATCATCGAGAATTGGTGGAAAAAAACAGAGCACAAACGCCATCTTCCCATTACTATTTTCGATGATTTTTGGAAATAA